Within Astyanax mexicanus isolate ESR-SI-001 chromosome 2, AstMex3_surface, whole genome shotgun sequence, the genomic segment AGTGCTGGAATGGTTGAGCCTATGAGGTAATGGTCCCATGATCCACTCATTAACTTTAGCCAGCATGATGGAAGCAGGAATGCtggtagaaaaaatattttaatagaaatcttattaaataatttttttgaaaaatgtgaaaataaaggaTATTTATTCACGCATTTACAGTCCTTTTAAGCTCTTGTAGTCTCTGTTTAGTCAGACTGAAATTTGATTGCTGTTTGGTTCAGAATAGGCACATTCACACTCAGTGCACCGCAAGTATTACTGGAGTTTTGTTAGTACTGATGGGATTTTTGGTTGTTGAATGCATCTCTGAGATATGAGTGTGCTATAACATGGCTCAATTGTGTCCAAGACCATCTTCTAAAACAATTTGAGTGATGGGATTTTTACAGAATTGTGTTTTGAATGAGCCTTTGGTGTgtttacatttgcatttttatGTAGTTTGTACTTCTACAGATTTAATCAAGAAAATCATACATATACATAAAGAGACCAGGCAAAAATGGACCATATGATACCCTGCCATTTTGTTACTATTTACAAACAAAATATTTGGTTCACCTAATATAAATGTAAACACCCTATACATTATAGACATTATATACTTTAACTTTACCACTGACATTCATTGTACTGTAGTGAAGAGCCAAAACAACTAAAACTAGGTCAGTGTTCAATTACTTaaaaactgcactgtaaaaataaacagCACTTGGCTTGGGCAAGGAGGTGAGGATCTTATCCAGtgcaattcattaaaaatattataattaatgaaGTGGTGTTTCAGACATGTGGTACAGTGACAGGAAGCTTCAGATTATCATGCCCAACCTTTCTGGTAAAACCTTTCACACTAATTGACAACGGTTTACCGATCATTTAAAAAGAATGACCATATACTGTAATTGAACATAAGAAGGGATGTACCATGACCCAGCAGTGAAGGCTGATGCTGAGGGTGAGGTAGAGAGCAGAAAGCATCAGTAATGCTCGGAACCTCTCCAGAAGCAAAGACACCAGCCCCACCTGGAACACGTACGTGTTGAACATCATCAGGAGGATAATGATCACATTGAAAAGGATGGCAATGTCCTGGATTCTATATGAAAGAAAGTGAAAAAAGGAGAACCATAAAGCTCACATAACatgtaaaatgttataaaaaactttacatttttaaatttacagcCATCACTTAAAATGACTATCCAGTTTCTCAAGTGTATTGTGTACACATCTACCATTAATTTCTATTACATTTCGTTTTTATTACCCTCTTTCACTTACATGAAGAGCACTAGTTGGATGACTGGGGCTGCCCTCAGAAGTTCACTGAAGGAGTTCACAAACAGGTCAAAAGCCAAAAGAGCCAGCTGGATCAGTAGGACCAGCGAGTAATTGTTGGTCTGGAGCATCTCAGGGTTCAGTGTTGCCCCAGAGCTCCAGCCCAGGAGCTCACAGAGGGGGCTTTAGTAAGTCCTTCAGCCACTTTGGTGCTGGCTTCCAGGGGTATTCTTTTTGACTGTGATGGTAAACCAGCCAAAACGACGTCCTCAGCACTTCTCCATGCAAGTTTGTAAGTCAAAAAAGTGTAGTAAAAGAAATGTTGCTCTTTAGAGCAAAAACAGGAAGTGTTAATTTAAATGAGACAGACTCCTTCCAGTGATAGGATGTCTTGTCCTTTTGTTGAGTATTTCTGCTGGGGTACAACCAGAGAACTGAGGCCAAAGGAAATGGGTCAGAAGTTTAGCTGCACAGTATGTTTACAAACTCTTGCACATGGTCAGCTATAGTGCTCTTGTCACAACCATTGTGGAAAAGGCAATTTTATCTCTATTTATCATCTTGTCATCAGAATAGAAATCAGGCTGAAATTGTCTCCCCATCAGGTGTATTAAGTTCAATGGATGATGTCATCAGAAACTTTTCCAATGagctgaaatgagaaaaaaaggaattgagttataattaaaaacaaaacaatacgaTACTTAAATAACTGCCCACTTCTCTACTTAAGCTGTTTAAGTGATGTACACATGGACTGAGGATTGTACGCATACTCATTAATTCCCTACCTGCAGATAAACTCTTGTGCACATCAGTGCCACACTGGCCTCCTCTCCCTCGTTCATCAGCACACTCACTGTTCATCAGTCCTGTGAGTCACAGCCAGCCTCTATTATTCAAGGAGCTATACGCATGTAGGCAGtttgcaggcaggcaggcaggcagaggtCACTCTGGGGATTAAGGTTTAATTTCACTGAGCGGAGAGAGAGACATCTTCTGTGTTCCCTCTAATCTCTACCTGACTCTTACTTTAACACACTACATAAAATACTATAGAAATGCACTGTCAGCTATCTTGAGAGGAGAGATTCTTCAAAACCTGTTCAAAACAGTTTCCCCTTTTCCCCCCTTTAACCTCTGCAGGACTGCCAGTGGCACTGAGATCTATTAGGAGGTGACTAGCAGAATCTCAGTGTGCCAGTCGGTGATGCAGTGAAACGGATTAAACCCTGTCTGTTTTACTAACACTGGATGAGTCAAAGCTTGCCTGGCATGAACTGCCTTCGGTCTGACAAACAATGTGACTGGCATCCAGCACGGTAGATCCCAACAAAGAGTTTGGCAAGCCTAAAATGACATCAGAGGTACAGAACAAGTTGTAGTACAGTTTGTTTACTAGTACAAGTGTACCGGTACTTGTCACATTAGTACATAACTCCTATTTTTAGAGAtcagctttgatttttttttttaataataaaataacacatcTACAAAGCCATCAAAATAACAGGACCACATATATATccttaatgttatttttactgATTGATTCACATGGAATCTCATATCTCATATTTATCTCATATTTACAGAATCTCATATCTAaacttatatttttaaaagtaaagctCTATAGCTTCAGACCACTGTAATGATATTTTTACATgcagatttgtatttattttacatatctaCAATGTAGCTACTtctgtaatgtgtattttagaTGCATGTAGGTTTAAATCTCTTaaacctagctaagctagctaatgtAATTTTAGATATCTACAATTCGAGTTTTGACTAGTAACGATAATAAGATTGACACCAACTAGGCAGATATACATTGTGGATATCTGAAATTATAATTTCTACTAGTAAAAAGGACCGATAAATATATGCAACTGGAGATTatacttgagtaaatgtaattttagaTAGGTTAATGGTAACACTAATTAACGTTACTAAAGTATATGTGTAAGTTACCTGGTAATATGACTAGTCAGAATATCTACAGTGCTGTAAATCTAATATTGTTGCaagtaataaaaaagtattaCTTTTATATAAGAACACTTACGTTAGCTGCTAAATACAGTTTGTTCTGAACACACTCGTTATTAGCTATAACCACAGACGtgtctaggttagctagttagattACAGTTATTCAGCACTAACCTATATAGCCAAAACTTAACTAACTAATCAGAAAGTGCCAGGCGACTGACTGAGTTAATAATTTCGATGCCAAAAATAAAGGTTAGCCAGAACTAACGCTAGCTGTCTCGCTCACGGCACCGCTAACCCGCCAAacgggcactgtgtgtgtgtcgtgTCGGTACAGCTAGTAAGCTAATCGGGTACAGGGTGTACACGTTTACCTAAACTAATCTAATGAGGGAAATATGTAACTACAATACGTATAATTCGTCTCAATGTGCGGTTCAAGGTTCTACTAAACTCCAGGCTTCTCCAAAACCGAGCCGTTAACCTACAAACTTACGCTAAGTTTAAACCCAGCCGCACGCGCACCAGCGAGCTAATAAACCCGACTCTCCGCTGTGCGGTCCCGCGCGCGCGGCTCGCTGTGTGAGTAAAATAAGAGTGAACCGCATTAAGTTATTTACCTGTTTATTCAGCGCGGTGAGCAGCAGCGGGCTGTGTACTCCGGTGTGAACAGAACTGATTCCTCTCCTCATAAACAAGCGGACAAACCTACCGTGGCCAACAGAGGGACGACGACGTCTCCCATAGCAACTGACTGAAGTCAGCCTTTTTACCGTAAAGCCGCCTGTAAGAGCGCacccttatttattttatatagagaCTAACATAAGTAGGGTTAACAATCTGCTTCTCGGCAGTGGTTATAGGTGCACCCCCGTTAAAGTATGTGGACACATCATCCTCGCATA encodes:
- the tmem138 gene encoding transmembrane protein 138, which gives rise to MLQTNNYSLVLLIQLALLAFDLFVNSFSELLRAAPVIQLVLFIIQDIAILFNVIIILLMMFNTYVFQVGLVSLLLERFRALLMLSALYLTLSISLHCWVMNLRWMESNSFVWTNGLQVLFVFQRLAAVLYYYFYKRTTEYLGDPRLYEDCPWLRDAFARARQ